One Petrotoga sp. 9PW.55.5.1 genomic region harbors:
- a CDS encoding Eco57I restriction-modification methylase domain-containing protein produces the protein MDILSSEYDIVLTNPPYLDSSDYSLVLKDFINKDYKDFRKNLYSCFIRKSYDLVKNNGYVGMITPQTFMFISSYEQTRKFILENFQIEKLVHFGLGGVFESALVDTTMFVLKKGKEEKIGEYINLTGVKGKDAKKEALYKIWKEKDKLYISKYVHYIDKKKFLKIPRIPFIYWVDPKIIVTFEHKGLEKYAEVRQGIATGDNQKFLRYFWEVKREDISFNHIKDEKKWVPYTKGGPYNNWYGNLWWVIAFDEENYNLLSKMGNKLPNRKYYFREGITYTMTTSKGATFRYLPPNFMFDCKGSSIFFSDKNHIFRFLALLNSSFFKYLEKFIAGSVDLEVGDLKKIPIPESIFKNTYENETLENLSRLNVAIKKQNLEIFPTELHFNDQTLSNFESIYNFIESKNILDTYLLLSEGLIDTLVYNLYGLERNCYSKIYNIVDLPVSFYPLDSIKDIESLPSLRDFLNEEFAHEMGLNVKILENIEKSIKHFYITNLKEFPRQQNDSNRNRNREQYINYIKTKAEILLKNPLSVLKNIELDENLKELAYLKIDRDVQKYLLQSNEGFIPLGFSKESEDKIMNLVFDERNQIERIIKKEIERYLINNYQKNHEKLYKNRPLIWKIGNKKYSIFVHYHNINQNTKKNIINFLKKQPQTKEIKNLINFFASKNFNINFEKGVLQNKEAFFED, from the coding sequence GGTATGTTGGCATGATAACTCCACAAACTTTTATGTTTATTAGCAGCTATGAGCAAACAAGAAAGTTTATTTTAGAAAATTTTCAAATAGAAAAATTGGTACATTTTGGTCTGGGTGGAGTTTTTGAAAGTGCCCTTGTAGATACAACGATGTTTGTATTAAAAAAAGGCAAAGAAGAGAAGATTGGAGAATATATCAATCTAACAGGTGTTAAGGGAAAAGATGCAAAAAAAGAAGCCTTGTATAAAATTTGGAAAGAAAAAGATAAGCTTTATATCTCTAAGTATGTTCATTACATAGATAAAAAGAAGTTTTTAAAAATCCCAAGAATACCTTTTATTTATTGGGTTGATCCAAAAATTATTGTAACTTTTGAACATAAAGGTTTAGAAAAATACGCCGAGGTAAGACAAGGTATTGCTACGGGAGATAACCAAAAATTTTTGAGATACTTTTGGGAAGTAAAAAGAGAGGACATAAGTTTTAACCATATAAAAGATGAAAAAAAATGGGTGCCTTATACAAAAGGAGGACCATATAATAATTGGTATGGAAACCTATGGTGGGTTATAGCTTTTGATGAAGAAAATTATAACTTGCTTTCTAAAATGGGAAACAAACTTCCAAATAGGAAGTATTACTTCAGAGAGGGAATAACTTATACCATGACCACCTCTAAAGGAGCAACCTTTCGTTATTTACCCCCCAACTTTATGTTTGATTGCAAGGGAAGTTCTATTTTTTTCTCTGATAAAAATCATATTTTTAGATTTTTAGCCTTACTTAATAGCAGTTTTTTTAAGTATTTAGAGAAATTTATAGCGGGAAGCGTCGATTTAGAAGTGGGGGATTTAAAAAAGATTCCTATACCAGAATCTATATTTAAAAATACTTATGAAAATGAAACTCTTGAAAATCTATCAAGATTAAATGTTGCAATAAAAAAGCAAAATTTGGAAATATTCCCTACAGAACTTCATTTTAATGATCAAACCCTGAGCAATTTTGAAAGTATCTATAATTTTATAGAATCAAAAAATATATTAGATACTTATCTTTTGCTTTCTGAGGGGTTAATAGATACTTTGGTTTATAATTTATATGGCTTAGAAAGAAACTGTTATAGTAAGATATATAACATAGTAGACCTTCCTGTTTCTTTTTATCCACTAGATTCAATAAAAGATATAGAAAGTCTGCCTTCTTTAAGAGATTTTTTGAATGAAGAGTTTGCACACGAAATGGGATTAAATGTAAAAATATTAGAAAATATTGAAAAATCAATTAAACATTTTTATATAACCAACTTAAAAGAATTTCCCCGTCAACAAAATGATTCAAATAGAAACCGCAATAGAGAGCAGTATATAAATTATATAAAAACCAAAGCTGAAATATTACTAAAAAATCCACTTTCAGTTTTAAAAAATATTGAATTAGATGAAAATTTAAAAGAGTTAGCTTATTTAAAAATAGACAGGGATGTTCAAAAGTACCTTTTACAATCTAATGAAGGATTTATTCCTTTAGGTTTTTCAAAAGAAAGTGAAGATAAAATAATGAATTTGGTTTTTGATGAAAGAAACCAAATTGAAAGAATAATAAAAAAAGAGATTGAAAGATACTTAATTAATAATTACCAAAAAAACCATGAAAAATTGTATAAGAATAGGCCTCTTATTTGGAAAATAGGAAACAAAAAATATAGTATTTTTGTCCATTACCATAATATCAATCAAAACACTAAAAAAAATATTATCAACTTCTTAAAAAAACAACCTCAAACTAAAGAAATTAAAAACCTTATAAACTTCTTTGCATCAAAAAACTTCAACATAAACTTCGAAAAAGGTGTATTACAAAACAAAGAAGCCTTCTTTGAGGATTAA